A portion of the Nitratidesulfovibrio termitidis HI1 genome contains these proteins:
- a CDS encoding carboxymuconolactone decarboxylase family protein — protein sequence MYLVNTVERDKAEGIVADTYALVPAQIDIPMPMRLLSVSPGLMERQANMIRYFRHHDRLSPPLLASIRYVASEKFAYAPCAVFNHDLLRMQGMTEDDIASLSCKPAETPLDETESALLAFVTKAVNEPTTVTRADIETLVEQGWRESDVVDAVQAASNMLGMSLMYRTFVRE from the coding sequence ATGTATCTGGTGAACACCGTGGAACGTGACAAGGCCGAAGGCATCGTGGCCGACACCTACGCCCTGGTTCCCGCGCAGATCGACATTCCCATGCCCATGCGCCTGCTGAGCGTCAGCCCCGGCCTGATGGAACGCCAGGCCAACATGATTCGCTATTTCCGCCATCACGACCGGCTTTCTCCCCCGCTGCTGGCGTCCATCCGCTACGTGGCCTCGGAAAAGTTCGCCTACGCGCCCTGCGCCGTGTTCAACCACGACCTGCTGCGCATGCAGGGCATGACCGAGGACGACATCGCCAGCCTGTCCTGCAAGCCCGCAGAAACCCCGCTGGACGAAACCGAAAGCGCCCTGCTGGCCTTCGTGACCAAGGCTGTCAACGAGCCGACAACGGTCACCCGCGCCGACATCGAGACGCTGGTGGAACAGGGGTGGCGCGAATCGGATGTGGTTGACGCCGTGCAGGCGGCCTCGAACATGCTGGGCATGTCGCTGATGTACCGCACCTTCGTTCGGGAATAG